GGATCGGCGTCGGGCGGGAGCTGCTCGAGCGCGCCGAGCATCTCGGGCAGGATCAGCGCGAGTGCATAGGCGACCGACAGCACCGCGACCCACAGCAGCATCAGCGTGAAGCTCGGACGGAACGGCGCGCGTCGGCGAGGCGGGCGCGTCGGCGGAGCGGGCGTCGTCACGCGGCCATCGTAGCGGCCGCGGCCGTGCGCACGCGCTCGCGCGCTCCGGCGCACGCGACGTCCGCCGAGAGGGCGGGCGCGCTTGACCCCCCGAGAGGCCGTTCGTAGGCTCGCGCGCTCCCGCCGGCCGGGCGCGCGGGGCCGCGTCGCCCGGGCCTTCCGCGTCCCCGTCGCCGACCCCTTCCGGCTCCGAGGTTTCCGAGCATGGCAGCCGAAGCCCGGCGCGCGCACCCGCGGCGCCTGCTCGTCGTCGACGGTGCGAACACGCTCTACCGCGCGTTCTTCGCGATCCCGAGCCTGCGCGCGCCCGACGGCACGCCCACGAACGCGGCGTACGGCTTCGTCAACACGCTCGCGAAGCTGCTGCGCGAGGAGACGCCCGACTACGTCGCGATCGCGTGGGACCCGCGCGGCGGCAGCTTCCGCAAGCAGCTCTTCGACGGCTACAAGGCGACGCGCGACGCGCAGCCCGAGGACCTGACCGCGCAGATCCCGCTCGTGCGCGAGCTCGTCGACGCGCACCGGATTCCCGTGCTCGAGGTCGAGGGCTTCGAGGCGGACGACGTGATCGCGACGCTCGCCACCGAGCTGCCCGACGACGTCGAGCTGCTGATCGTGTCGTCGGACAAGGACCTGATGCAGCTCGTGAGCGACCGCGTCACGCTGCTCGACGGCATCAAGGACCGCCGCTACGAGCCCGCCGACGTCGAGGCGCGCTTCGGCGTGCCGCCCGAGCGCATGCTCGACCTGCGCGCCCTCGTCGGCGACCCGAGCGACAACATCCCGGGCGTGAAGGGCATCGGCGACAAGGGCGCCGCGAAGCTCATCCAGGAATGGGGCACGCTCGAGGCGCTGCTCGACCACGCCGGCGAGGTGAAGGCGAAGCGCGCGCGCGAGGCGCTCGTCGAGCAGGCGGACGCGGCGCGGCTCTCGAAGGAGCTCGCGACGCTGCGCCGCGACGTGCCGCTCGAGGGCGGCCTCGACGCGCTCGCTGCGCGCGCGCCCGACGCGGCCGCGCTGCGCGCGCTCTACGAGCGGCTCGGCTTCACGCGGCTGCTCGAGTCGCTCGGCGGCGCGGCGGAGGCGCCGCGTGCCGACGTCGAGGTCGAGATCGCGACCGACGCGGACGGCGTCGCCGCGAAGCTCGCCGCACTCGCGCGCGGCGGCGAGCTCGCGCTCTTCGGCGTGCTCACGGATGCGAGCGTCGTCGACGCGCGCCTCGTCGGGCTCGCGGTCGCGGGGGTGCCCGACGAGCCCGTGTGGTTCGCGCCGATCGCGGAGGCGGCCGACGCGCAGGAAGGCCTCCCGATGGAGGCGCGCCCCGCGCGCCTCGCGGCCGCCGACGTGCTCGCGCCGCTCGCCGCGCTCTTCGCGGACGGCGCGCGCGCGCCCGCGTGGATCGGGCACGAGACGAAGCGGCTGCACGCCTGCCTCGGCGAGCGCGACGCCGCGCTCCCGTGCGCCGTCTTCGACACCGAGATCGCGGCCTTCCTGCTCGACGCCGCGGGTGCGCGCGACCTCCCGACGCTCGCGCAGCAGCGGCTCGGCGCGCGCGTCCAGAGCTTCGAGGAGCTCGCGGGGCGCGGAGCCAAGGCGACGCCCGTCGACGCGCTCGACGTCGGAGCGCTCGCGCGCTGGGCGGCCGCGCAGGCGGCGGCGGTGCGCGACCTGCGCGCCCCGATGTGCGAGCAGCTCGACCGCGACGGCCTCCGCCCGCTCTTCGACGAGGTCGAGATGCCGCTCACCTCCGTGCTCGGGCGCGTCGAGCGCAACGGCGTGCGCATCGACGAGGCGAAGCTCGCCGCGCTCTCCGAGGAGTACGAGGGGAAGCTCGCGACGATCGAGGCGCGCATCTACGACCTCGCGGGCGAGACCTTCAGCGTGAACTCGCCCAAGCAGCTGCAGCACATCCTGTTCGAGAAGCTCGCGCTGCCGGCGATCAAGAAGACGAAGACGGGCTTCTCGACCGACGAGAGCGTGCTCGAGCAGCTCGCGTTCGAGCACGAGCTGCCGGCCCAGGTGCTCGCGTGGCGGCGGCTCGCGAAGCTGAAGAGCACGTATCTCGACGCGCTGCCGCCGCTCGTGTCGCCGCGCACCGGGCGCATCCACCCGACGTTCCTGCAGACGGGCGCGGCGACGGGGCGGCTCGCGTCGACGCACCCCAACGTGCAGAACATCCCGATCCGCACCGAGGAGGGCGTGCGCATCCGCGAGGCGTTCGTGCCCGCGGAGGGCCGCGTGCTGCTCTCCGCCGACTACTCGCAGGTCGAGCTGCGCATCCTCGCGCACTACTCGGGCGATGCGTCGCTGATCGCGGCCTTCGAGCGCGGCGAGGACATCCACCGCCGCACGGCCGCCGAGGTCGCGGGCATCGACCCTGCGGACGTCACCGACGAGCAGCGCGCGCGCGCGAAGGCCGTCAACTTCGGGATCATCTACGGCTCGTCGGCCTTCGGCCTCGCGAACCAGCTCGGCATCGCGACGGGCGAGGCGCAGGCGACGATCGACGCCTACTTCGCGCGCTACCAGGGCGTGCGCCGCTTCCTCGACGAGACGGTCGCCGCGGCGACCGAGCGCGGCTTCGTCACGACCATCCTGGGACGCCGTCGCTACCTCCCGGACCTGGCGTCGAAGAACCGCGTGCTCCGCCAGGCGGCCGAGCGGATGGCGGTCAACACGGTCATCCAGGGCAGCGAGGCGGACCTGATCAAGCGCGCGATGGTCGAGCTCGCGCGCGCGATCGAGGCCGACGGGCTCGCGAGCCGGATGATCCTGCAGGTGCACGACGAGCTCGTCTTCGAGGTGCCGGCGGCCGAGGTCGAGGCCATGACGGAGCTCGCCCGCGCGCGGATGCGCGACGTCCACCGGCTGCGCGTCCCGCTCGAGGTCGACGTCGGCACGGGGCGCAGCTGGCGCGAGGCGCACTAGGCCGGCCGGCGGCCGGCCGGCCGCGGGGCTACGGTCGATCGCCGACACGGGCCCGCTCGCCGAATACCCGCCGGCCCGTCCCGTCGCAGCGCGCCGTCGTCCGGGGGCTGCACCGAGGAGCGTCTCGATCCCGATCGAACGAGCGCACGACTCCGCCGAAGGCCCGCCGGACGAGGAGGTGGTCGCGAGAGCCCAGCAGGGCGATCACGACGCCTTCCGGATCCTGGTGGAGCGGTACCAGGGACGAGCCTTCGCGCTCGCCCGGCGCATGCTCCGCAGCGAGGAGCACGCGCGCGATGCGATCCAGGACGCCTTCCTCAAGGCCTACACGGCGCTCCCCGGCTTCGAGGGGCGCTCGAGCTTCTACACCTGGCTCTACCGCCTGGTCTTCAACCACTGCCTCGATCTCAAGCGCAAGGACAAGTCGCTCCGCCACGTCGAGTGGCAGGACGAGCGGCTCGGGCCCGATCGCATCCGCGAGGAGGGCACGCCCGGCGCGATCGCCTCGGGCGCCTTTCCGAGTCCGGGCGCGGTCGTCGAGCGCGCGGAGCTGCGCGAGCTGATGGCCACTGCGATCGACCAGCTCCCCGACGACGCGCGCGAGACGCTGCTGCTGCGCGAGCTCGACGGCCTCTCGTACGCCGAGATCGCCGAGCGGCTCTCGATTCCGAAGGGCACGGTGATGAGCCGGCTCTTCTACGCGCGCAAGAAGGTGCAGGCGATGCTGATCGAGGCGGGCGTGACGCCGCCCGCGAGCACGAAGCGCGCGCGCGGCGCGCGCGCCGCGGACGACGGGACCGACGACGAGGCGGACGACGGCGGAGGGGACGTCGCGGACGACACCGACGACACGGACGGCGACGAGGACGAGACATGAGCGAGCCCCTTCCCGACGCGCTGGAGCCGATCCAGCTCGAACGCGACATCGCGCGCCTGCACGCCTATCACGACGGCGAGCTCGGCGCGCTCGCCCGCTGGCGCTTCGAGCGCGCGCTCCGCCGATCGCCCGCGCTGCGCGCCGAGCTCGATGCGCTGCGCGCCGTGTCGCGCGCGGTCGCAGCGGTCGCGGCTGACGAGCGCGTCGCGTCGCCCGCGCCGGAGCGCCCGCTCGACGTCTGGGCCGGGCTCGCCCCCGCGCTCGCGGCCGCCGATGCGGAGCGCGCGCGAGCGCCGCGCCGCCCGGCCTTCGATCTCGGCATCCCGCGGTGGGCGCTCGGGAGCGGCGCCCTCGCCGCCGCCGCGCTCGTCGCCATCGTGCTCGTCGTTCGCGGCGGCACCGCGCCCGGCGACGGTGGCCCGGCGACGGCGGCGCTCGGCGCGCCGGCGACCGGCGTCGTCCGGTACCTCGACAGCGGCGGGCGGCCGGTGATGGTCATCGAGGACCCGGACGACGACGTCACCATCATCTGGACTTTCGACGCGGCCTAGCGCGAGCGAGCGCGAGGGGAGGCGACGTGACGCGAACGGAAAATGCGAGGAACGGACGGGGCGGGTCGGTGCTGCGCGCGCCCGCGCGCGGCGCGTGCGCGCTGCTCGTCGCGATCGTCGCGGTCGCGGCGATCGCGCCGCGGACGGCGGCCGCCGAGCCCACCCTCGACGTCGAGCTCATGGTGAGCCTCGCCTCGGACGAGCCGGGGGCGATCGACGCGCGCGCCCGCAAGATCGACGCGCGCCTCCGCCGGGAGATCCGCTACCAGAGCCTGCGGGTGCTCGAGGCGCGCACCGAGCGCGTGGGCCTCGACCAGGTCGCGACGATCGCGCTCCCGAACGGCAAGCGCGCGCGCGTGCGGCCGATGGCGATCGACGAGCGCGGCGCCCTGCTCGCCGTCGACATCGAGGGCGCCGTCAAGGTCGACGCGCGGGCGAGGAGCGGCCACCTGCTCGTCTTCAGCGCCGGCCGCTTCGAGGGGGGCCGGCTCGTGGTGTCGATCGAGCCGCGCTTCGGAGGCGCCGGGAAGGGCCGGTAAGTACCCGTTCTAGCGATGGATTTTCGAGGGCCGCGAGCGGCTGCGAAAAAAATCGAAAAAGTGCGTCCCCGCCCTGACACCTCGGCCCGTCCGGCGCCACTTACTGTGCAGACAGCTGAATATCCCCTTCCCAGGGAGGCCCCGCGCGTCGCAAGACGCGCGGGGTCACTAGCTTCTGGGCCCTGCTCCCGCGCGGGTCCGGAGCGCGCGGGCCGACGGCTCTCCCGTCTCACGCCGGTCGCAGCAGGTTCGAGCTGAAGAGCCCGTCGCGGTCGAGCCACCGTTGCTCGACGGCGAGCCCGGCCGCGCTCGCGAGCGCGTCGATCTCCGCGAGCGAGTACTTGTACGAGCTCTCCGTGTGGATGGCCTCGCCGTCGGCGAGCCCGACCTCGATGCCGAGGCGGTCGATCGGCACGCGCTGCGCGCCGAGGCTCACGAGGTGCATCTCGACACGGCCCGCCTCGACGTCGTACGAGGCCTCGTGCCGGAAGCGCGCGAGATCGAAGTGGCCGCCGAGCTCGCGGTTGATGCGTGCGAGCAGGTTGAGGTCGAACGCGGCCGTGACGCCGTCCGCGTCGTCGTAGGCGCGCTCGAGCACGCGCGCGTCCTTGCGCAGGTCGACGCCGACGAGCAGGCGGTCGGCGCGGCCGAGCGCGCCGCGCACCCGCGCCAGGAAGCGAGCAGCGGCCTCGCGCGACAGGTTGCCGATCGAGGAACCGAGCCACAGGACGAGCCGCGAGCGGCCCTCGTGCCGCTCTGCGAGCGACCGCAGCGCGGCGTCGTACTCGCCGACGAGCCCTTCGATCACGAGCGTCGGGTGCGCGTCGAGCAGCTCGCGCGAGCTCGCTTCGAGGATCGTGGGCGAGATGTCGATCGGGCGGAACACGAGCGAGCCGTTGGCCTCGATCAGCGTCTCGATCAGCGCGCGCGTCTTCGACGCGCTCCCGCTCCCGAGCTCGACGAGCTCGACGGGCGGCTTCACGCAGCGCGCGATGTCGGCCGCGTGCGCGCGCAGGATGCTGCGCTCCGCGCGCGTCGGGTAGTACT
This genomic interval from Myxococcota bacterium contains the following:
- the polA gene encoding DNA polymerase I — encoded protein: MAAEARRAHPRRLLVVDGANTLYRAFFAIPSLRAPDGTPTNAAYGFVNTLAKLLREETPDYVAIAWDPRGGSFRKQLFDGYKATRDAQPEDLTAQIPLVRELVDAHRIPVLEVEGFEADDVIATLATELPDDVELLIVSSDKDLMQLVSDRVTLLDGIKDRRYEPADVEARFGVPPERMLDLRALVGDPSDNIPGVKGIGDKGAAKLIQEWGTLEALLDHAGEVKAKRAREALVEQADAARLSKELATLRRDVPLEGGLDALAARAPDAAALRALYERLGFTRLLESLGGAAEAPRADVEVEIATDADGVAAKLAALARGGELALFGVLTDASVVDARLVGLAVAGVPDEPVWFAPIAEAADAQEGLPMEARPARLAAADVLAPLAALFADGARAPAWIGHETKRLHACLGERDAALPCAVFDTEIAAFLLDAAGARDLPTLAQQRLGARVQSFEELAGRGAKATPVDALDVGALARWAAAQAAAVRDLRAPMCEQLDRDGLRPLFDEVEMPLTSVLGRVERNGVRIDEAKLAALSEEYEGKLATIEARIYDLAGETFSVNSPKQLQHILFEKLALPAIKKTKTGFSTDESVLEQLAFEHELPAQVLAWRRLAKLKSTYLDALPPLVSPRTGRIHPTFLQTGAATGRLASTHPNVQNIPIRTEEGVRIREAFVPAEGRVLLSADYSQVELRILAHYSGDASLIAAFERGEDIHRRTAAEVAGIDPADVTDEQRARAKAVNFGIIYGSSAFGLANQLGIATGEAQATIDAYFARYQGVRRFLDETVAAATERGFVTTILGRRRYLPDLASKNRVLRQAAERMAVNTVIQGSEADLIKRAMVELARAIEADGLASRMILQVHDELVFEVPAAEVEAMTELARARMRDVHRLRVPLEVDVGTGRSWREAH
- a CDS encoding sigma-70 family RNA polymerase sigma factor is translated as MVARAQQGDHDAFRILVERYQGRAFALARRMLRSEEHARDAIQDAFLKAYTALPGFEGRSSFYTWLYRLVFNHCLDLKRKDKSLRHVEWQDERLGPDRIREEGTPGAIASGAFPSPGAVVERAELRELMATAIDQLPDDARETLLLRELDGLSYAEIAERLSIPKGTVMSRLFYARKKVQAMLIEAGVTPPASTKRARGARAADDGTDDEADDGGGDVADDTDDTDGDEDET
- the egtD gene encoding L-histidine N(alpha)-methyltransferase, yielding MHRVDRRKSEQTKTGRRPSADDTARGDDPPRLHLEPVSHAAGERDDFAAAVRAGLTAAAKSIPCRFLYDARGSLLFERITELPEYYPTRAERSILRAHAADIARCVKPPVELVELGSGSASKTRALIETLIEANGSLVFRPIDISPTILEASSRELLDAHPTLVIEGLVGEYDAALRSLAERHEGRSRLVLWLGSSIGNLSREAAARFLARVRGALGRADRLLVGVDLRKDARVLERAYDDADGVTAAFDLNLLARINRELGGHFDLARFRHEASYDVEAGRVEMHLVSLGAQRVPIDRLGIEVGLADGEAIHTESSYKYSLAEIDALASAAGLAVEQRWLDRDGLFSSNLLRPA